Proteins encoded by one window of Chromobacterium violaceum ATCC 12472:
- a CDS encoding YgiQ family radical SAM protein, protein MTTPQAKPIDSYRKYWASRFGTAPFLPMTRAEMDELGWDSCDIILVTGDCYIDHPSFGMALVGRLLEAQGFRVGIIAQPDWHSADAFRELGKPNLFFGVTAGNMDSMINRYTADRRPRSDDAYTPNAEPNKRPDRAVTVYAQRCREAYPGIGVMIGSIEASLRRIAHYDYWSDKVRQSVLITSKADILLYGNAERALVEIAHRAAKGEKLSEMRDIRGTAFIVPHGWRPDEEWQEMDSSVVDIPGRVDPHLNPYQEIPEQAAEATKGIDPSKPQVIRIESREERLAKRRAERAKTVIRIPAYEAVAHDPVLYAHASRTLHLESNPGNARALVQMHGERDVWLTPPPIPLTTEEMDFVYGLPYARNPHPAYGDAHIPAWEMIKYSVNIMRGCFGGCTFCSITEHEGRIIQSRSEESILHEIEEIRDKTPGFTGHISDLGGPTANMYRLSCKDPKIERSCRKLSCVFPDICENLNTDHSHLIQLYRKARALPGVKKINIQSGLRYDLAVRSPEYIKELVQHHVGGYLKIAPEHTEDGPLSKMMKPGMGAYDKFKELFERFSRQAGKEQYLIPYFIAAHPGTSDEDMMNLALWLKKNNFRLDQVQTFTPTPMAMATTMWHTRRNPLKRLSRSSEKVDVVRDGYRRKLHKAFLRYHHPDNWQIIHDALIQMGRSDLIGHSKHCLIPPTPPGDKAAAVRHKMGAPMNRGKSPGARHPQQGQRAKPAAAVGARGQGGQGGRPGAGKPQAGRSPAKPGGKTSRSR, encoded by the coding sequence ATGACTACTCCGCAAGCCAAACCAATCGATTCCTACCGCAAGTACTGGGCCAGCCGCTTCGGCACCGCCCCGTTCCTGCCGATGACCCGCGCCGAGATGGACGAGCTGGGCTGGGACTCCTGTGACATCATCCTGGTCACCGGGGACTGCTATATCGACCATCCGAGCTTCGGCATGGCGCTGGTGGGCCGCTTGCTGGAGGCGCAGGGCTTTCGCGTCGGCATCATCGCCCAGCCGGACTGGCACAGCGCGGACGCCTTCCGCGAACTGGGCAAGCCGAACCTGTTCTTCGGCGTCACCGCCGGCAATATGGACTCGATGATCAACCGCTACACGGCGGACCGCAGGCCGCGCTCGGACGACGCCTACACGCCGAACGCCGAGCCTAACAAGCGGCCGGACCGCGCGGTCACCGTCTACGCCCAGCGCTGCCGCGAGGCCTACCCCGGCATAGGCGTGATGATAGGCTCGATCGAGGCCAGCCTGCGCCGCATCGCTCATTACGACTACTGGAGCGACAAGGTGCGCCAGTCGGTGCTGATCACCTCCAAGGCCGACATCCTGCTGTACGGCAACGCCGAGCGCGCGCTGGTGGAAATCGCCCACCGCGCCGCCAAGGGCGAAAAACTGTCCGAGATGCGCGACATCCGCGGCACTGCCTTCATCGTGCCGCACGGCTGGCGCCCGGACGAGGAATGGCAGGAGATGGACTCCAGCGTGGTGGACATTCCCGGCCGCGTCGATCCGCACCTGAATCCGTATCAGGAAATCCCGGAGCAGGCGGCCGAGGCCACCAAGGGCATCGATCCGTCCAAACCGCAGGTGATCCGCATCGAATCGCGCGAGGAACGGCTGGCCAAGCGCCGCGCCGAACGCGCGAAGACCGTGATCCGCATCCCGGCCTATGAGGCCGTCGCCCACGATCCGGTGCTGTACGCCCACGCCAGCCGCACGCTGCATCTGGAATCCAACCCGGGCAACGCCCGCGCGCTGGTGCAGATGCACGGCGAGCGCGACGTGTGGCTGACCCCGCCGCCGATTCCGCTGACCACCGAGGAAATGGACTTCGTCTACGGCCTGCCGTACGCCCGCAACCCGCACCCGGCCTATGGCGACGCCCACATCCCGGCCTGGGAGATGATCAAGTACTCGGTCAACATCATGCGCGGCTGCTTCGGCGGCTGCACCTTCTGCTCGATCACCGAGCACGAAGGCCGCATCATCCAGAGCCGCTCGGAAGAGTCCATCCTGCACGAAATCGAGGAAATCCGCGACAAGACCCCGGGCTTCACCGGCCACATCTCCGACCTGGGCGGCCCGACCGCGAACATGTACCGGCTCAGCTGCAAGGACCCGAAGATCGAGCGTTCCTGCAGAAAGCTGTCCTGCGTGTTCCCGGACATCTGCGAGAACCTCAACACCGACCACAGCCACCTGATCCAGCTGTACCGCAAGGCGCGCGCGCTGCCAGGCGTGAAGAAGATCAACATCCAGTCCGGCCTGCGCTACGACCTGGCCGTGCGCTCGCCCGAATACATCAAGGAGCTGGTGCAGCACCACGTCGGCGGCTATCTGAAGATCGCGCCGGAACACACCGAGGACGGCCCGCTGTCCAAGATGATGAAGCCGGGCATGGGCGCCTACGACAAGTTCAAGGAACTGTTCGAGCGCTTCAGCCGCCAGGCCGGCAAGGAACAGTACCTGATCCCCTACTTCATCGCCGCCCACCCTGGCACCAGCGACGAGGACATGATGAATCTGGCGCTGTGGCTGAAGAAGAACAACTTCCGCCTGGACCAGGTGCAGACCTTCACCCCGACGCCGATGGCGATGGCCACCACCATGTGGCACACCCGCCGCAATCCGCTCAAGCGGCTGAGCCGCAGCTCGGAAAAGGTGGACGTGGTGCGCGACGGCTACCGCCGCAAGCTGCACAAGGCCTTCCTTCGCTACCACCATCCGGACAACTGGCAGATCATCCACGACGCGCTGATCCAGATGGGCCGCAGCGACCTGATCGGCCACAGCAAGCACTGCCTGATTCCGCCGACGCCGCCGGGCGACAAGGCCGCCGCAGTGCGCCACAAGATGGGCGCGCCGATGAACCGCGGCAAATCCCCCGGCGCCCGCCACCCGCAGCAAGGGCAGCGCGCCAAGCCGGCCGCAGCCGTCGGCGCGCGCGGCCAGGGCGGGCAAGGCGGCAGGCCGGGTGCTGGCAAGCCGCAGGCTGGCCGCTCGCCGGCCAAACCCGGCGGCAAGACCAGCCGCAGCCGCTGA
- a CDS encoding Kdo hydroxylase family protein: protein MVERIVGVKEGDKGLVSRLEAGAVLHVPDFGFTLSAAEQALLNPAIADPKRKNISLEPNNGALHGVLGGDDAQRAVRALISRYQHAAADLLARVLPEYQGKTRAAPTSLRLVRVEDRKTSWRKDDSRLHVDAFPSRPTYGERILRVFCNINPAGEPRVWRVGEPFEDMARKMLPRVPVQWPGSAALLAALKITKRKRSGYDHIMLHLHDAMKADLEYQKNCPQETVPFAPGGAWICFSDHASHAVMSGQFMLEQTLWLPLEKMDDPAKSPLRQLERLTGRTLA, encoded by the coding sequence ATGGTGGAACGCATTGTCGGCGTGAAAGAAGGGGACAAGGGCCTGGTGAGCAGGCTGGAGGCGGGCGCGGTGCTGCATGTGCCGGATTTCGGCTTTACGCTCAGCGCCGCCGAGCAGGCGCTGCTGAACCCGGCCATCGCCGATCCCAAGCGCAAGAACATCAGCCTGGAACCGAACAACGGCGCGCTGCATGGCGTGCTGGGCGGCGACGATGCCCAGCGGGCGGTGAGGGCGTTGATTTCCCGCTACCAGCACGCCGCGGCCGATCTGTTGGCCCGGGTGCTGCCGGAATACCAGGGCAAGACGCGCGCCGCCCCGACTAGCCTGCGTCTGGTTCGGGTGGAGGATCGCAAGACCTCGTGGCGCAAGGACGACAGCCGCCTGCACGTGGACGCCTTTCCATCCCGCCCCACCTACGGCGAACGCATCCTGCGCGTGTTCTGCAACATCAATCCGGCGGGCGAGCCGCGGGTGTGGCGCGTCGGCGAACCGTTCGAGGACATGGCCAGGAAGATGCTGCCGCGCGTGCCCGTGCAATGGCCCGGCTCGGCAGCGCTGCTGGCGGCGCTGAAGATCACCAAGCGCAAGCGCAGCGGCTACGACCACATCATGCTGCACCTGCATGACGCGATGAAGGCGGACCTGGAGTATCAGAAAAATTGCCCGCAGGAGACGGTGCCGTTCGCGCCCGGCGGCGCCTGGATCTGCTTCTCCGACCACGCGTCGCACGCGGTGATGTCCGGCCAGTTCATGCTGGAGCAGACGCTGTGGCTGCCGTTGGAGAAGATGGATGATCCGGCCAAGTCGCCGCTGCGGCAGCTGGAGCGCTTGACGGGCAGAACGCTGGCCTGA
- a CDS encoding GNAT family N-acetyltransferase, giving the protein MHSPQISPPIAPSTPLLAGWRSAGKAPEAAIRGEAVSLQPLDAPRHGAALFRLFAGDDSHWEHLPYGPFEDEDAFITWLALTVAQSDTALYVVCAKDSDQALGFLGYRQMVQAHGAIEIGHVNFSPALRRTRLATEAVFLLLKTAFELGYRRCEWRCDSRNAASAAAARRFGFQFEGTLRQAMVVKRRNRDTHVFSMLDGEWDALKPAYAAYLANGNFSADGKQRRPLADFLGETR; this is encoded by the coding sequence ATGCATTCCCCGCAGATATCCCCGCCCATCGCTCCCTCAACCCCGCTCTTGGCCGGATGGCGTTCCGCCGGCAAGGCGCCGGAAGCCGCCATCCGCGGCGAAGCCGTGTCCCTGCAGCCGCTGGATGCGCCGCGCCACGGCGCCGCGCTGTTCAGGCTGTTTGCCGGCGATGATTCGCACTGGGAGCATCTGCCGTATGGCCCCTTCGAGGATGAGGACGCTTTCATCACCTGGCTGGCGCTGACGGTGGCGCAGTCGGACACCGCGCTGTACGTCGTTTGCGCCAAGGATTCAGACCAGGCGCTCGGTTTCCTGGGTTATCGGCAGATGGTTCAGGCTCATGGGGCGATCGAAATCGGCCACGTCAACTTTTCGCCGGCGCTGCGCCGCACCCGTTTGGCCACCGAGGCGGTGTTCCTGTTGCTGAAAACCGCGTTCGAGCTGGGCTACCGGCGTTGCGAATGGCGCTGCGACTCGCGCAACGCCGCTTCGGCCGCCGCGGCGCGACGCTTTGGCTTCCAGTTCGAGGGCACCCTGCGGCAGGCGATGGTGGTCAAGCGCCGCAATCGGGATACGCATGTGTTTTCCATGCTGGATGGCGAATGGGACGCGCTGAAGCCGGCTTATGCCGCCTATCTGGCAAACGGCAATTTCAGCGCCGATGGCAAGCAGCGCCGCCCGCTGGCCGATTTCCTGGGCGAGACGCGGTGA
- a CDS encoding class I SAM-dependent methyltransferase — MSRDPWLERWLPLLREAGGQGPVLEIGCGEGEDSRALAEAGVRLIAFDLSADAVAAASARAPGARFVCQDVRQAFPLGGERAGAVVASLSLHYFPWDETVEIVERIRDCLPPGGKLLCRLNATDDHHYGASGHPEIAPDFYLVDGEPKRFFDERSARALFADGWRILSLEHRVSGKYALPKALWEAALEKTG, encoded by the coding sequence GTGAGCCGGGATCCCTGGCTGGAGCGCTGGCTGCCCTTGTTGCGGGAGGCGGGCGGACAAGGGCCGGTGCTGGAGATAGGGTGCGGAGAGGGGGAAGATTCGCGGGCGCTGGCGGAGGCGGGGGTGCGGCTGATCGCTTTCGACCTGTCGGCCGACGCGGTGGCCGCGGCATCGGCCCGCGCGCCCGGCGCCAGATTCGTTTGCCAGGATGTCAGGCAAGCCTTTCCCCTGGGTGGCGAGAGGGCCGGCGCGGTAGTGGCCAGCCTGTCCCTGCATTACTTCCCTTGGGATGAAACAGTGGAGATCGTGGAGCGCATCCGCGACTGCCTGCCGCCCGGCGGCAAGCTGTTGTGCCGGCTGAACGCGACTGACGACCACCATTACGGCGCCAGCGGCCATCCTGAGATCGCGCCCGATTTTTATCTGGTCGATGGCGAGCCCAAGCGCTTTTTCGACGAGCGGTCGGCGCGCGCGCTGTTCGCCGACGGCTGGCGCATTCTGTCGCTGGAGCATCGCGTCAGCGGCAAGTACGCGCTGCCCAAGGCTTTGTGGGAGGCCGCGCTGGAAAAGACCGGTTGA
- a CDS encoding glutamine--tRNA ligase/YqeY domain fusion protein, whose amino-acid sequence MSTENNAPVVNNFIRSIIDEDLATGRRSSVVTRFPPEPNGFAHIGHAKAICINFGLAEDYNGQCNLRMDDTNPEKESDEFVEAFKQDISWLGFKWNGEVRYASDYFDRLYDYAVELIQAGKAYVDDLSAEEMRQYRGNLTEPGKNSPYRDRTPEENLDLFTRMKNGEFPDGSKTLRLKIDMASGNINLRDPAIYRIRRVHHHRTGDKWCIYPMYDYTHCISDAIEGITHSLCSLEFEDHRPLYDWVLDNISIEHHPQQIEFSRLELLYALTSKRKLQALVNDGAVTGWDDPRMPTIAGMRRRGYSPAGIKLFAQRIGVSKSENIIDMAILEGAVRETLENDSPRVMAVVNPLKVTLTNYDAAVTASRSAPFHPHHPEFGERDVPIAREIWIERDDFAETPPPKWQRLTAGGEVRLRYSYVIKCDEVVKDAADEIVELKCSIDHDTLGKNPEGRKVKGVIHWVSAEHAIQADVRWYERLFTEQRPDAVRGEDGEYVDFRQFLNPESLKLVPAYVEASVLQAEPESRFQFERLGYFVTDRYEHRKGDKAVFNRTVGLKDSWK is encoded by the coding sequence ATGAGCACGGAAAACAACGCGCCGGTTGTCAACAACTTCATTCGCAGCATCATCGACGAGGATTTGGCCACCGGCCGCCGCAGCTCGGTGGTGACCCGCTTCCCGCCCGAGCCGAACGGCTTCGCCCACATCGGCCACGCCAAGGCGATCTGCATCAACTTCGGCCTGGCCGAGGACTACAACGGCCAGTGCAATCTGCGCATGGACGACACCAATCCGGAAAAGGAATCGGACGAGTTCGTCGAGGCGTTCAAGCAGGACATCTCCTGGCTGGGCTTCAAGTGGAACGGCGAGGTGCGCTACGCATCCGACTACTTCGACCGCCTGTACGACTACGCGGTGGAGTTGATCCAGGCCGGCAAGGCCTACGTGGACGACCTGTCCGCCGAGGAAATGCGCCAGTACCGCGGCAATCTGACCGAGCCGGGCAAGAACAGCCCCTACCGCGACCGCACGCCGGAAGAGAACCTGGACCTGTTCACCCGCATGAAGAACGGCGAGTTCCCGGATGGCAGCAAGACGCTGCGCCTGAAGATCGATATGGCTTCCGGCAACATCAATCTGCGCGATCCGGCCATCTACCGTATCCGCCGCGTGCATCACCATCGCACTGGGGACAAGTGGTGCATCTACCCGATGTACGACTACACCCACTGCATCTCCGACGCGATCGAGGGCATCACCCATTCGCTGTGCTCGCTGGAGTTCGAGGACCACCGCCCGCTGTACGACTGGGTGCTGGACAACATCAGCATCGAGCACCATCCGCAGCAGATCGAATTCTCGCGCCTGGAACTGCTGTACGCGCTGACCTCCAAACGCAAGCTGCAGGCGCTGGTCAACGACGGCGCCGTCACCGGCTGGGACGATCCGCGCATGCCCACCATCGCCGGCATGCGCCGCCGCGGCTACAGCCCGGCCGGCATCAAGCTGTTCGCCCAGCGCATCGGCGTGTCGAAGAGCGAAAACATCATCGACATGGCCATCCTGGAAGGCGCGGTGCGCGAGACGCTGGAAAACGATTCGCCGCGCGTGATGGCCGTGGTCAATCCGCTGAAAGTGACGCTGACCAACTACGACGCCGCCGTCACCGCCAGCCGCAGCGCGCCGTTCCACCCGCACCATCCGGAATTCGGCGAGCGCGACGTGCCGATCGCCCGCGAGATCTGGATCGAGCGCGACGACTTCGCCGAAACGCCGCCGCCGAAGTGGCAGCGCCTGACCGCCGGCGGCGAAGTGCGCCTGCGCTACTCGTACGTGATCAAGTGCGACGAGGTGGTGAAGGACGCCGCCGACGAGATCGTCGAGCTGAAGTGCTCGATCGACCACGACACGCTGGGCAAGAACCCGGAAGGCCGCAAGGTCAAGGGCGTGATCCACTGGGTGTCGGCCGAGCATGCGATCCAGGCCGACGTGCGCTGGTACGAGCGCCTGTTCACCGAGCAGCGTCCGGACGCGGTGCGCGGCGAGGACGGCGAATACGTCGATTTCCGCCAGTTCCTGAACCCGGAGTCGCTGAAACTGGTGCCGGCCTATGTCGAGGCCTCGGTGCTGCAGGCGGAGCCGGAGTCGCGTTTCCAGTTCGAGCGTCTGGGCTACTTCGTCACCGACCGCTACGAGCACCGGAAGGGCGACAAGGCGGTGTTCAACCGCACCGTCGGGCTGAAAGACAGCTGGAAGTAA
- the ushA gene encoding bifunctional UDP-sugar hydrolase/5'-nucleotidase UshA — MRTELKSIAVSLLAAGLLSACATPPGKGNYESGKTYKITILHTNDHHGRFWPNSDGEYGLAAQKTVVDAVRAEVKADGGYMLLLSGGDINTGVPESDLQNAEPDFRGMDRIGYDAMAVGNHEFDKPVPVLMQQRKWINFPMLSANIYQDGKRMFDPYAMFNLGGVKVAVMGLTTDDTAKMVNPAQIKGIEFKSPIAEAAALVPELRQKADIVIAATHMGHYADGNHGVNAPGDVEMARAVKGLDLIVGGHSQNPVCMKAENVRDDAYVPGAPCAPDRQNGAWIVQAHEWGKYVGRADFEFRNGKLKLVKYQLIPVNLKKTVKTADGKTEKVPYTELIPEDGKLRSFLKAYQDKGQAELGVKVGELSAKLEGDRSVVRGQPTNLGVFVGEAMMARTQADFAVINSGGIRDSLPAGVVSYKDVLKVFPFGSTLAYVDMSGAEALDYLKAAARMTPGAGAFAQFAGVKLRIVGGELQRAEAGGKAIVPTGRYRVAINSFMASGGDGYPKMVDHPGYVNTGFVDAEVLKDYVARHSPIQAARYAPADAVVRQ; from the coding sequence ATGCGCACCGAGCTCAAATCCATCGCCGTATCCCTGCTGGCCGCCGGCCTGCTGTCCGCCTGCGCCACCCCGCCGGGCAAGGGCAATTACGAAAGCGGCAAGACCTACAAGATCACCATCCTGCACACCAACGACCACCACGGCCGCTTCTGGCCGAACAGCGACGGCGAGTACGGCCTCGCCGCGCAGAAGACGGTGGTGGACGCGGTGCGCGCCGAGGTGAAGGCCGACGGCGGCTACATGCTGCTGCTGTCCGGCGGGGACATCAACACCGGGGTGCCGGAATCCGATCTGCAGAATGCCGAGCCGGACTTCCGCGGCATGGACCGCATCGGCTACGACGCGATGGCGGTCGGCAACCACGAGTTCGACAAGCCGGTGCCGGTGCTGATGCAGCAGCGCAAGTGGATCAACTTCCCGATGCTGTCCGCCAACATCTACCAGGACGGCAAACGGATGTTCGATCCTTACGCCATGTTCAACCTGGGCGGCGTCAAGGTGGCGGTGATGGGCCTGACCACCGACGATACCGCCAAGATGGTGAATCCGGCGCAGATCAAGGGCATCGAATTCAAAAGCCCGATCGCCGAGGCCGCCGCGCTGGTGCCGGAGTTGCGCCAGAAGGCCGACATTGTCATCGCCGCCACCCATATGGGCCATTACGCCGACGGCAATCACGGCGTCAACGCGCCGGGCGACGTGGAGATGGCGCGCGCGGTGAAGGGGCTGGACCTGATCGTCGGCGGCCATAGCCAGAATCCGGTGTGCATGAAGGCTGAGAACGTCCGCGACGACGCCTACGTGCCGGGCGCGCCTTGCGCGCCGGACCGCCAGAACGGCGCCTGGATCGTGCAGGCGCACGAGTGGGGCAAGTACGTCGGCCGCGCCGATTTCGAGTTCCGCAACGGCAAGCTCAAGCTGGTCAAATACCAGCTGATTCCGGTCAATCTGAAAAAGACGGTGAAGACCGCCGACGGCAAGACCGAGAAAGTGCCGTACACCGAGCTGATTCCAGAGGACGGCAAGCTGCGCAGCTTCCTCAAGGCCTACCAGGACAAGGGCCAGGCGGAGCTGGGCGTCAAAGTGGGCGAGCTGTCGGCCAAGCTGGAGGGCGACCGTTCCGTGGTGCGCGGCCAGCCCACCAATCTGGGCGTGTTCGTCGGCGAGGCGATGATGGCCAGGACCCAGGCCGACTTCGCGGTGATCAACTCCGGCGGCATCCGCGACTCGCTGCCGGCCGGCGTGGTCAGCTACAAGGACGTGCTCAAGGTGTTCCCGTTCGGCAGCACCTTGGCCTACGTCGACATGAGCGGGGCCGAGGCGCTGGATTACCTGAAGGCCGCGGCGCGGATGACGCCGGGCGCGGGCGCCTTCGCCCAGTTCGCCGGCGTGAAGCTGCGCATCGTCGGCGGCGAGCTGCAGCGGGCGGAGGCGGGCGGCAAGGCCATCGTGCCGACCGGTCGCTACCGGGTGGCGATCAATAGCTTCATGGCCTCCGGCGGCGATGGTTACCCGAAAATGGTCGACCATCCGGGCTATGTGAATACCGGCTTCGTCGACGCCGAAGTGCTCAAGGATTACGTGGCCAGGCATTCGCCTATCCAGGCCGCTCGTTACGCGCCGGCCGACGCGGTGGTGCGCCAGTAG
- a CDS encoding fucose-binding lectin II, with protein sequence MAQQGVFTLPARINFGVTVLVNSAATQHVEIFVDNEPRAAFSGVGTGDNNLGTKVINSGSGNVRVQITANGRQSDLVSSQLVLANKLNLAVVGSEDGTDMDYNDSIVILNWPLG encoded by the coding sequence ATGGCTCAGCAAGGCGTGTTCACGCTTCCCGCCCGCATCAATTTCGGCGTCACCGTTCTGGTCAATTCCGCGGCGACTCAGCATGTCGAAATCTTTGTCGATAATGAGCCGCGCGCCGCTTTCAGCGGCGTAGGCACCGGCGACAACAATCTGGGCACCAAGGTCATCAACTCTGGTTCCGGCAATGTTCGGGTGCAGATTACTGCCAACGGCAGGCAGTCCGACCTGGTATCCAGCCAGCTTGTCCTGGCCAACAAGCTGAATCTGGCCGTGGTTGGTTCCGAGGATGGTACCGACATGGACTACAACGACTCCATCGTCATCCTGAACTGGCCGCTGGGCTGA